Part of the Pelagicoccus enzymogenes genome is shown below.
CCGAAGCCTGGCGCGACACCTACGTGCGCGGAACCATCACCGCCGTATCCGATTCTCCTGACGGTCCCTTCGAGATGCTCAACAAGAATGGCCCCGTCGTGCCCAGAGAGCTTATGACCCTCGACGGCACGCTGTACGTCGACGCAGACGAGCAGCCTTGGATGGTCTACGCCCACGAATGGTTGCAGCGCATCGACGGCACCATCGAAGCCGTCAAACTCTCACCCGACCTCTCAACCGCGATCAGCGACCCCATTCATCTCTTCAAAGCCTCCGATGCCCCTTGGCTCAACGCCTCCATAAATGTATCCGACGCAGGACTACACTATTGCACCGACGGGCCGCAATTCTTCCGCAGCAAGACCGGAGATCTCCTCATGCTCTGGTCCAGCTACGAAAGCGATTCCTACGTGCAGACCATCGCCCGTTCCGAATCCGGCACCTTGACAGGCCCCTGGAAACAACTTCCGCCTCTCGTCAAACGCGACTCCGGACACGGCATGCTTTTCCATACCTTCGAAGGCGAGCTGATGATGGTGCTGCACCGCCCCTTCCGCAACGCCCGCGGCAAGCTCTTCGACATGGCCGACCGCGGCGACCACTTGGAAATCCTCCGCCAACGCACCGACCTAGACGGCGACCCCGCTTACGAGAACCTTCAACAAGCGCTCGGTCTCTAGGCTCAGTCCTTGTCCAGGTTCCCCCAGTCCGATGCCTCGCCTGTCCCTCACCTTATCAACGATTGCTCTGCACCTCGGCCACCAACGCGATGACGATCGAAAACCCCACCTCTACACTCTCATGAAGCTGGCCGACGGGAACGCTGAAATCGCCGTCGAGCTCCAAGAGTACAAAACATCGGCGCCATCTCCGTCCAGCTGGAAATGGTCAGAACCGACTCGCACAACTTGGGAGAAACTACCCAGAAACACATTCAAACCGCCCACAAGTTGGCTCGCACCGCCCTGGCCGACGCTCGCGACTCCATTTGGAACATGTGCTCCCAAGTCCTCGAGAAATACGACTTGAGCCGGGCGCTCGAACGGATCGCCAAGCAACTGACCGGCGTCACCGATATCGAAATAGATGTCGACGTAGTGGGAAAACGGAGACGTCTCCCACCCGTCGTCGAAAATAACTTGCTGCGCATCGGACAAGAGGCCCTCACCAACGCCTGCAAGCACGCCAACCCAAAAACCATAAATGTCCGCATCTCCTACCAGAACAGAAGACTCGAGCTGCTGGTGAGCGACGACGGAATCGGTTTCGACATCGAATCGCTTTCTCCCGAATCAAAAAAGAGCTTCGGACTGCCCGGCATGGGCGGCGCCGAGGCGATCATGGCCATCAGAAAACTCCACCCCGAAACCAAGGTCATCGTCATCTCCACCTACGACTGGGACGAGGATATTCATCGCGCCCTGCAATCGGGAGCGGCTTCCTACATCTTGAAAGACATGCCCATCGAAGACATAGCGGAAATCGTGCGCTCCGTATTCGAAGGCGGAAGCTCCCTGCCTCCCCCCGTAGCCAAACGCCTCGCCGAACACTCCGAACGCGAGCAAATCACAGAACGGGAACGCGAAGTTCTGGCAGCTCTGGTGAAAGGACGCAGCAACAAGGAGATCGCGGTGAGCCTCTCCATTTCCGACGAAACGGTGAAGTCCCACCTGAAGACGCTCTTCCAAAAGCTGAAGGTACGCGACCGCACTGAAGCCGCCATTGCCGACATCCGCCACGGCATCGTCCACCTGGACGAGTAAGCCGATCAGCAGCGGAAGCCGCGCCACCTTTTTCTGCAATTAATTGTATTCAATTTCCAGACACAAAAGGGTCATCCGAGCTGCTGTGAATATTGTTTCTGCAATGCGGACTACACGGAGGTCGTCCCTCCATTTTGCATGTTCTGGAGGGACCGGTGAACGTGTCGCTTCGCTCGGCAACACCCGGTCCGTAGTGCAGGAGCTGTTCTTCAGGAGGCACAAAAAGGCCTCCCTTTTCAGGGAGGCCCATAAGCTGCTCGCACTTGCTTTCAGCTAGAAGCTGAAGGTGTTGGAAAGCGTCCACGTAGTCTTGGCTGGGATACGGACTTGGGCGATCGATCCGTCCGGGTTGGCGAGGATCGGGATCATGTCGTCGTCGGCGAAGAGATTACGCACATTGAGCTGCACGCGATAGTCCACCTTGTCGTTTAGCTTACGCTGATAACCGACCCAGGCGTCGTAGTTCTCCTCGGAAGGACCGTAGATCGGGCGGTCCACGTCAGTCACCCAGATGTTCGCGTCCTCGTTGAACTCGGGGTAGTAGCCGATGGCCGACTTGTCTTGCCAGCGCACCGCGCCGCCAACGTTGAAGCCTTTCATCGGGCCGTCGTCGGCGAACTGGTAGTTGGTGACGAAGTTGAAGCGCCACTTGCGCAGCTCGTTCACGCCCTGGCCCTCGCCGGCCATCAGATTATGGTAGCTGCTGTAGACCTGGTTCATCATGCGACCGCCAGTAGTCTCGCCGTAGCCCGAGTAGCCTTGCTCTCCGTACCAGTGGCGAACGTCGGCGTAGCCGTCGATAGTCCAGTAGTTCAAGCCGTCAACCTCTTCCTGGGTGCTGTTGAAGCCGTCGAACCAAATGGGGGCCATCGACTCGATGAAACGTGGCCAGTCCGGAAGGATGTTGGTGCGGGTCGCCTCGTTCTTAGAGGCGTTGAAGCTCATGCGCCAGCGATCAGTCGGGTTGGCGGTAATCTCGAACTCGATGCCCTTGGACACCAGGTCGTTGGTCAGCTTCTGGCCGCCCGGAGGGCTCTGCTCCCAGAGGTAGTAGTCGTTGGTAATCTTCTGGAAGTCCTTGGAGGCGACCCACTCAGGGTCGAGGGGACGGAACCATTCCGCGTCCGTGCGGGCGTCGAACCAAGCTTGGCGATATTCGACCTCTTCCGGCGTCAACAGAGGGCCGAGGTACGGCTGGTCGGTCTCCGGGTTGATATCGCCTTGGGCAATGTAGTTGTCCGAGCCTGGCACCGCGCCCTGGCGGATACGAAGCGGCTGGTTGACCAAGGTAGAGATCTGGTCGCGCCAGTCCGCCGGGATCGGCTGGTTCATCACGCTTGCGTCGTAGGCGCCCTCGCCGAGGAACCAGTCGTTGACCAGCCACTCGGGAACGGGCTGGTGGAGGCGGCCCGCGTTGACCGAGGAGCCCCAGGTTTCCATGGCTAGGCCGTCGACGTGGCGCACGATGCCCCCCTTGGCCCAGAAGACCATGCCACTCGGGTCGCTGAGGGTGGTGTTGCGCTGCGTCGTTTCGTACCAGGTGGTGCGAAGCTCGAGCTTGTTCTTGAAGAGAGCGAGGCGGAATCCGTAGTCCTCGGTCGTTCCGGAAGGGGATGCCAAGTCGTTGCCGTAGTTGTCGATGCCCACGTCCGCCGGACGGAAGCTGCTGGAGTCGTTGTAGAAGACGCTGAACTCGGTGTCGCCCGGCAACTCGGCTCCGAAGAGGTCGAGCAGCTGGTTCGCGTGGACCACCACGCCCCAGCTGGTGCGGGAAGCCTTCGCTACGATCGGGTCTACGCCTTCGTAGGTCCATTCCGGATCGAACGGCAGATAGTAGTTATAGGTCTCGTCACGAGGCGGAGCCGCCTTGTCCCAGCGCTTGTACTCGTCCTCGCGCCAGCCGAACAGCGGGATGATGGCGTCGTTGAGCAAGCGGCCCTGCCAGACGAAGGCAAGCGACTCGGTCGTGTCGTAGCCTTCCCAAGCCCAGTTGTAGAGCGGAGCCTTGTCGCCCCGGTAGTCCAAGATGTTGGACGTTCCCGTCACCCAGGTCCGCGAATCAGCGTAGTCGAAGGTCAACACGTTGTTGCTGCTGCCCG
Proteins encoded:
- a CDS encoding glycoside hydrolase family 43 protein, which translates into the protein MKNRIQIAFAASCLAFAPTTQASEPSLLMPDMPLHDPYIVAHEPTQTYYLYTRNVSRLTGVKALGTMAYTSKDLKHWNQPKVVFTVPEDSFAQEGNWAPEVHEYQGKFYLFVTLHDSDAFLKRPPEAWRDTYVRGTITAVSDSPDGPFEMLNKNGPVVPRELMTLDGTLYVDADEQPWMVYAHEWLQRIDGTIEAVKLSPDLSTAISDPIHLFKASDAPWLNASINVSDAGLHYCTDGPQFFRSKTGDLLMLWSSYESDSYVQTIARSESGTLTGPWKQLPPLVKRDSGHGMLFHTFEGELMMVLHRPFRNARGKLFDMADRGDHLEILRQRTDLDGDPAYENLQQALGL
- a CDS encoding helix-turn-helix transcriptional regulator; its protein translation is MVRTDSHNLGETTQKHIQTAHKLARTALADARDSIWNMCSQVLEKYDLSRALERIAKQLTGVTDIEIDVDVVGKRRRLPPVVENNLLRIGQEALTNACKHANPKTINVRISYQNRRLELLVSDDGIGFDIESLSPESKKSFGLPGMGGAEAIMAIRKLHPETKVIVISTYDWDEDIHRALQSGAASYILKDMPIEDIAEIVRSVFEGGSSLPPPVAKRLAEHSEREQITEREREVLAALVKGRSNKEIAVSLSISDETVKSHLKTLFQKLKVRDRTEAAIADIRHGIVHLDE